A stretch of the Paenibacillus dendritiformis genome encodes the following:
- a CDS encoding DUF368 domain-containing protein, with protein sequence MFEWKNIFRGILIGASDLIPGVSGGTIAVVLGMYERLIAAISGFFSREWKKHLGFLVPLGIGVGASLLLLSRLMKWLLAEHPQPTFFFFLGLIVGILPFLWKEADASRSFKAVHYLLAIAAGAAVAATAFVRPEGQAPLIELTASSGVFLFLAGWLGSMAMILPGISGSFVLLLLGAYPTAIHALSSLNIPLIAIIGSGVIVGFIVSSKFIRMLLGRFPAVMYALIIGMVVGSLAVVYPGLNGSAMTLVISIVTLAAGFAAAFFLGQRPAQKIEAEINIP encoded by the coding sequence ATGTTCGAGTGGAAAAATATCTTTCGCGGAATTCTCATTGGCGCCAGCGATCTTATTCCTGGCGTCAGCGGCGGAACCATCGCTGTTGTCCTCGGGATGTACGAGCGCCTGATCGCCGCCATCAGCGGGTTCTTCAGCCGGGAATGGAAGAAGCACCTGGGCTTTCTCGTTCCGCTGGGAATCGGCGTAGGCGCTTCCCTGCTGCTGCTCAGCCGTCTGATGAAATGGCTGCTGGCCGAGCATCCCCAGCCAACATTCTTTTTCTTTTTGGGACTGATTGTAGGCATCCTTCCTTTTCTGTGGAAAGAAGCGGACGCCTCCCGCTCCTTCAAGGCTGTCCATTACCTATTGGCGATTGCCGCAGGGGCAGCCGTAGCGGCCACCGCCTTTGTGCGCCCCGAGGGACAGGCTCCGCTTATTGAATTGACCGCATCTTCCGGCGTGTTCTTATTTCTGGCGGGCTGGCTCGGAAGCATGGCCATGATTCTGCCGGGAATCAGCGGCTCCTTCGTGCTGCTGCTGCTCGGCGCTTATCCAACCGCGATTCACGCGCTCTCCAGCCTCAATATTCCGTTGATCGCCATCATCGGGAGCGGCGTCATCGTCGGCTTTATCGTCAGCAGCAAATTCATCCGCATGCTCCTTGGCCGCTTCCCGGCCGTGATGTACGCATTAATCATCGGCATGGTGGTCGGCTCCCTCGCCGTCGTCTACCCCGGATTGAACGGATCCGCCATGACGCTCGTCATCAGCATCGTCACGCTGGCGGCGGGATTCGCGGCCGCATTCTTCCTGGGACAGCGCCCCGCGCAGAAAATAGAAGCGGAAATCAACATACCATAA
- the trmL gene encoding tRNA (uridine(34)/cytosine(34)/5-carboxymethylaminomethyluridine(34)-2'-O)-methyltransferase TrmL yields the protein MALHIVLVEPEIPANTGNIARTCAATGTHLHLVRPLGFRTDDATLKRAGLDYWYAVHIEYHDSFQEVLDQYADSRFFYATTKADKCYSDFSFRDGDFLVFGKETKGLPPELIEANRETCMRMPMTDKVRSLNLSNSAAIIVYEALRQLDFPGLVK from the coding sequence ATGGCACTGCATATCGTGCTTGTGGAACCGGAAATTCCGGCCAATACCGGCAACATCGCCCGCACCTGTGCCGCGACAGGCACCCACCTGCATCTTGTGCGGCCGCTGGGCTTCCGTACGGATGACGCGACGTTGAAGCGTGCCGGTCTGGATTATTGGTACGCTGTCCATATCGAATATCATGATTCGTTCCAAGAGGTGCTGGATCAATACGCGGATTCGCGTTTTTTTTATGCCACGACCAAGGCGGACAAATGCTACAGCGACTTCTCGTTCCGGGACGGCGACTTCCTCGTCTTCGGCAAGGAGACGAAAGGACTGCCTCCCGAGCTGATCGAAGCGAACCGCGAAACGTGCATGCGCATGCCGATGACCGATAAGGTCCGCTCGCTCAATTTGTCGAATTCAGCCGCGATCATTGTTTATGAAGCGCTTCGTCAGCTCGATTTTCCCGGCCTAGTCAAATAG
- a CDS encoding PrkA family serine protein kinase — translation MDIFKRISEHRAESERLAWTGTFKEYVELLRRDPTPAMTAHARVYEMIASHGVEEVDGHKRYAFFEKEIFGLDRAVHKLVEEYFHSAAKRLDVRKRILLLMGPVSGGKSTLVTMLKRGLEQFSRTEKGAVYAIKGCPMHEEPLHLIPHELRAEVEQELGVRIEGNLCPACQMRLRTEYGNDIERVPVERVLISEENRIGIGTFSPSDPKSQDIADLTGSIDFSTITEYGSESDPRAYRFDGELNKANRGLMEFQEMLKCDEKFLWNLLSLTQEGNFKAGRFALISADELIVAHTNESEYKAFIANKKNEALQSRIIVMPIPYNLKVSEEEKIYAKLINQSDMKHVHISPHALRAAAIFSILTRLKESKKQGMDLVKKMRMYDGEEVEGYKENDLKEMQSEFSEEGMSGVDPRYVINRISSALIKQDLQCINALDVLRALKDGLDQHASITKEERERYLNYISVARKEYDNLAKKEVQKAFVYSFEESAKTLFENYLDNIEAFCNWKKIRDPLTDEEMDPDERLMRSIEEQIGVSENAKKAFREEILIRLSSYSRKGRKFDYNSHERLREAVEKKLFADLKDIVKITTSTKTPDETQLKRINEVSARLMEEHGYCPVCANELLRYVGSLLNR, via the coding sequence ATGGATATTTTCAAGCGGATTTCAGAGCACCGCGCCGAGAGCGAACGATTGGCCTGGACCGGTACCTTTAAAGAATATGTGGAACTGCTGCGTCGAGATCCGACACCTGCGATGACCGCTCATGCACGCGTGTATGAGATGATCGCGTCGCACGGCGTGGAGGAAGTTGACGGGCATAAGCGATATGCCTTTTTCGAGAAGGAAATCTTCGGTCTGGACCGGGCCGTGCACAAGCTGGTAGAGGAATATTTCCATTCGGCAGCCAAGCGCCTTGATGTGCGCAAGCGCATCCTGCTGCTGATGGGGCCGGTCAGCGGCGGCAAATCGACGTTGGTCACGATGCTGAAGCGGGGGCTGGAGCAATTCTCGCGCACGGAGAAGGGGGCCGTCTATGCGATCAAGGGCTGTCCGATGCATGAGGAGCCTCTGCACCTGATTCCGCATGAACTGCGAGCCGAGGTGGAGCAAGAGCTGGGCGTCCGCATCGAAGGCAATCTGTGCCCGGCGTGCCAGATGCGGCTCCGCACCGAATACGGGAATGACATCGAGCGAGTTCCGGTCGAACGCGTGCTGATCTCCGAGGAGAACCGGATCGGCATCGGGACCTTCAGTCCGTCCGATCCGAAGTCTCAGGATATCGCGGATCTGACGGGAAGCATCGACTTCTCGACGATTACGGAGTACGGTTCGGAGTCCGATCCGCGGGCATACCGCTTCGACGGGGAATTGAACAAGGCGAACCGCGGCTTGATGGAGTTCCAGGAGATGCTCAAATGCGACGAGAAATTCCTCTGGAATCTGCTCTCGCTGACCCAGGAGGGCAATTTCAAGGCCGGGAGGTTCGCGTTAATCAGCGCGGATGAGCTGATCGTGGCCCACACGAACGAATCCGAGTACAAGGCCTTCATAGCCAACAAAAAAAATGAAGCGCTTCAATCCCGGATAATCGTGATGCCGATCCCGTACAATCTCAAAGTGTCCGAGGAAGAAAAAATATACGCGAAGCTGATTAACCAGAGCGACATGAAACATGTTCACATCTCGCCGCATGCGCTGCGGGCCGCCGCGATTTTCTCTATCCTGACCCGGCTCAAGGAGTCGAAGAAGCAGGGCATGGATCTGGTCAAAAAGATGCGGATGTATGACGGAGAAGAGGTTGAAGGCTATAAAGAAAATGATCTCAAGGAGATGCAGAGCGAATTTTCCGAGGAAGGGATGTCGGGGGTTGACCCGCGCTACGTCATTAACCGGATATCGAGCGCCTTGATCAAGCAAGATCTTCAGTGCATCAACGCGTTGGATGTGCTGCGTGCGTTGAAGGACGGTCTGGATCAGCATGCTTCGATTACGAAGGAGGAACGGGAACGGTATCTGAATTACATCTCGGTGGCGCGCAAGGAATACGACAATCTGGCCAAGAAGGAAGTGCAGAAAGCGTTCGTCTATTCCTTCGAGGAGTCGGCGAAGACGCTGTTCGAGAATTATCTGGACAACATCGAGGCCTTCTGCAATTGGAAAAAAATCCGCGATCCGTTGACGGACGAGGAAATGGACCCGGATGAGCGGCTGATGCGCTCGATCGAGGAGCAAATCGGCGTCTCGGAAAACGCGAAGAAGGCGTTCCGCGAGGAAATTCTGATCCGCCTGTCCTCGTATTCCCGCAAAGGACGCAAATTCGATTACAACAGCCATGAACGGCTGCGGGAAGCGGTCGAGAAGAAGCTGTTCGCCGATTTGAAGGATATCGTGAAAATTACGACCTCGACGAAAACGCCGGATGAGACCCAATTGAAGCGCATCAACGAGGTGTCCGCCCGGTTAATGGAGGAGCACGGGTATTGCCCGGTCTGCGCGAACGAATTGCTGCGTTATGTGGGCAGCCTGTTGAACCGCTAA
- a CDS encoding response regulator transcription factor gives MKSKILVVDDEPSISTLIEYNLKLAGYEVMCVYDGEAVFEVLPTFRPDLIVLDRMLPKSNGLEVCRKLRERSNMVPVIMLTAMQEVGDKIDGLNNGADDYMTKPFSPQELISRIQAVMRRIRSLPLHDDGQVYQIGPLTVMADQREVKLDDRPIELTPKEFELLVFLCRHRGKVLSRQQLLQGVWDYHFLGDTRIVDVHISHLRDKLEKNARNPEFIMTIRNVGYKLTDPMRRHLAAEG, from the coding sequence ATGAAGTCCAAAATACTTGTCGTTGACGATGAGCCATCCATCTCTACCCTCATTGAATATAATCTGAAGCTGGCCGGTTACGAGGTCATGTGCGTCTACGATGGAGAAGCGGTATTCGAAGTACTGCCGACCTTCCGGCCCGATCTGATCGTGCTGGACCGGATGCTGCCGAAAAGCAACGGCCTCGAGGTCTGCCGGAAGCTCCGCGAGCGGAGCAACATGGTGCCGGTCATTATGCTGACCGCCATGCAGGAGGTCGGAGACAAAATCGACGGGCTGAACAACGGGGCCGACGACTATATGACCAAGCCCTTCTCTCCGCAGGAGCTGATCTCCCGCATTCAGGCGGTCATGCGCCGCATCCGTTCCTTGCCGCTGCATGACGATGGCCAGGTCTACCAGATTGGACCGCTTACCGTCATGGCCGATCAGCGGGAAGTGAAGCTGGACGATCGTCCCATCGAACTGACCCCGAAGGAATTCGAGCTGCTCGTCTTCCTGTGCCGGCACCGCGGCAAAGTGCTCAGCCGGCAGCAGCTTCTGCAGGGCGTCTGGGATTATCATTTTCTCGGGGATACGCGCATCGTCGACGTCCATATCAGCCACCTGCGCGACAAGCTGGAGAAAAATGCGCGGAATCCCGAATTTATTATGACGATCCGCAACGTCGGCTATAAGCTGACCGATCCGATGCGGCGCCATCTCGCTGCGGAAGGATAA
- a CDS encoding AbrB/MazE/SpoVT family DNA-binding domain-containing protein, with translation MKPAGVVRKVDQLGRIVLPKSLRKRYQMNEGDPVEILVQGDHIILERYRPKCVFCGSMDGVAEFKERYICSPCMNEMTHLVR, from the coding sequence ATGAAACCTGCCGGAGTAGTCCGTAAAGTCGATCAACTGGGACGCATTGTGTTGCCCAAATCGTTGAGAAAACGTTACCAGATGAACGAGGGGGATCCTGTCGAAATTTTGGTGCAAGGCGACCATATTATTTTGGAGCGCTACCGTCCGAAGTGCGTATTCTGCGGGTCCATGGATGGAGTCGCTGAGTTCAAGGAACGATACATATGTTCTCCATGCATGAATGAGATGACGCATCTCGTTCGCTAA
- a CDS encoding phosphodiester glycosidase family protein, translating into MNVRVKQINRLFMLITAPFIGMMIWMLASTLHVTAEVEWSPPSEPAGWTDKNKKLYISLDEAQHTASFTVESIKKTSVLYRQTTQAMNDIVSTAGAQAKRPEQIYDRRISAKLGTAQERIDSDKLRAELYRIHQPTYQGYAMKVKLKDPSAMRLTLGKDKYGGAETTLQAVKRYGAVAGVNAGGFADGKGNRYPLGTTVMNGEYVNSFEPTYKDLAFVGLDVGGKLIGGKFSEKQQLDTLKPQHGATFVPALLKNGRKLAIPKKWQSSRAPRTVIGNYKDDQLLILVADGYDENGSSGAKLEELQAKLSNLGVIDAYNLDGGGSSSLIFNGRVVNNPSDGELRALPTHFLFFK; encoded by the coding sequence ATGAATGTGCGAGTGAAACAAATAAACCGGCTGTTCATGCTGATTACCGCCCCGTTCATCGGGATGATGATCTGGATGCTGGCATCCACGCTGCACGTCACGGCGGAGGTGGAGTGGTCCCCTCCTTCCGAGCCGGCGGGCTGGACGGACAAGAACAAGAAGCTATACATAAGCTTGGACGAGGCGCAGCATACCGCCTCCTTCACGGTCGAATCTATTAAGAAGACATCGGTTCTGTATCGGCAGACCACCCAGGCGATGAACGATATTGTCAGCACGGCCGGGGCGCAGGCGAAGCGTCCGGAGCAAATCTATGACCGGCGCATCTCGGCCAAGCTTGGCACAGCGCAGGAACGGATCGACAGCGACAAGCTGCGGGCCGAATTGTACCGGATTCATCAGCCAACCTATCAGGGGTACGCCATGAAGGTGAAGCTGAAGGATCCGTCCGCCATGCGCCTGACGCTGGGCAAGGACAAGTACGGCGGGGCCGAGACGACCCTGCAGGCCGTCAAGCGCTACGGGGCCGTCGCCGGAGTCAATGCCGGCGGGTTCGCGGACGGGAAGGGCAACCGGTATCCGCTCGGCACGACGGTCATGAACGGAGAATATGTGAATTCATTCGAGCCGACCTACAAAGACCTGGCCTTCGTCGGGCTCGATGTCGGCGGGAAGCTGATTGGCGGCAAATTTTCAGAGAAGCAGCAGCTGGATACATTGAAGCCGCAGCACGGAGCCACCTTCGTTCCGGCGCTGCTGAAGAACGGGCGCAAGCTGGCCATTCCGAAGAAATGGCAGTCATCCCGGGCTCCGCGCACCGTAATCGGCAATTATAAGGATGATCAATTATTAATCCTCGTCGCGGATGGGTATGATGAGAATGGAAGCTCCGGCGCCAAGCTGGAGGAACTGCAGGCGAAGCTGTCGAACCTCGGCGTCATCGATGCCTACAATCTCGATGGCGGCGGCTCCTCGTCGCTCATTTTCAACGGCAGAGTGGTGAACAATCCTTCGGACGGGGAGCTCCGGGCGCTGCCGACTCACTTTTTGTTTTTCAAATAA
- the serC gene encoding 3-phosphoserine/phosphohydroxythreonine transaminase, with the protein MEQHQRAYNFNAGPAALPLEVLERAQSEFVDFRGHGMSIMEMSHRGAVYEQVHNEAKQLLKELFQIPDGYDVLFLQGGASTQFAMVPMNLLAAGKVGAYVHTGSWAGKAIKEAELIGETRVIASTESDRFMRMPAPEEIVAPENAAYVHLTSNETIEGTQFAAYPETGPLPLIADMSSDILCRPIDVSKFGMIYAGAQKNLGPSGVTVVIAKEELLADSPATIPTMLRYSTHYKNNSLYNTPSSFSIYMVNLVLQWLKERGGLAAVERDNQAKAELLYGAIDNSGGFYRGCAAHDSRSMMNVTFRLADEELEKAFIKEAGEAGFVGLKGHRSVGGLRASIYNAVPYACCEALAQFMMQFQQKNG; encoded by the coding sequence ATGGAACAACATCAACGCGCGTACAATTTCAATGCCGGCCCGGCAGCTTTGCCATTGGAAGTATTGGAGCGGGCTCAGTCCGAATTCGTCGATTTCCGGGGCCATGGCATGTCCATCATGGAAATGTCGCACCGCGGCGCCGTCTACGAACAGGTTCATAATGAAGCGAAGCAATTATTGAAGGAGCTGTTCCAGATTCCGGACGGCTACGATGTGTTGTTCTTGCAGGGAGGAGCGAGCACGCAGTTCGCCATGGTGCCGATGAACCTGCTTGCCGCAGGCAAGGTGGGCGCTTACGTCCATACCGGAAGCTGGGCCGGCAAGGCGATCAAGGAAGCGGAGCTCATCGGCGAGACCCGCGTCATCGCCTCGACCGAATCCGATCGCTTCATGCGCATGCCGGCACCGGAGGAGATTGTGGCTCCGGAGAATGCCGCCTATGTTCACCTTACTTCCAATGAGACGATTGAGGGAACGCAGTTCGCCGCTTACCCGGAGACGGGCCCGCTGCCTCTTATCGCCGATATGTCGAGCGACATTTTGTGCCGTCCGATCGATGTCTCGAAGTTCGGGATGATCTATGCGGGCGCGCAGAAAAATCTCGGTCCGTCCGGCGTTACGGTCGTCATCGCCAAGGAAGAACTGCTGGCGGACAGCCCTGCGACGATTCCGACCATGCTTCGTTACAGTACTCATTATAAAAATAATTCCTTATATAATACGCCGTCCTCTTTCTCCATCTATATGGTGAACCTGGTGCTGCAATGGCTTAAGGAACGCGGCGGATTGGCGGCGGTCGAGCGGGACAATCAGGCGAAGGCGGAGCTGCTGTACGGCGCCATCGACAACAGCGGCGGCTTCTACCGCGGCTGCGCGGCGCATGACAGCCGTTCCATGATGAACGTCACCTTCCGGCTCGCGGACGAGGAACTGGAGAAGGCGTTCATCAAGGAAGCCGGGGAAGCGGGCTTCGTCGGTCTGAAGGGACACCGCAGCGTCGGCGGTTTGCGCGCCTCGATCTACAATGCGGTACCTTATGCGTGCTGCGAGGCGTTGGCGCAGTTCATGATGCAATTCCAACAGAAGAACGGCTAA
- a CDS encoding DUF2199 domain-containing protein has translation MKMIDGVNGTANSTAAGRRRRHRIRLRKPEKKASIGVYTDCSAPFYVTEIEPWEREERCRFMGGEIVMDGRYHYVRGSLRVPYGNGRGHIRWEVWVEIRPDDAAGSSKPERGTYPLGNAPVEGRLSSAIPGYPDTLTLAVNVHYQSRGALPDVRIQDMEHLLGREQREGISFQRWLELRPLHAEYHRYTDAQ, from the coding sequence ATGAAAATGATTGATGGTGTGAACGGTACCGCTAACTCAACGGCCGCCGGGAGGAGGCGGCGCCATCGCATCCGGCTGCGCAAGCCGGAGAAAAAGGCCTCTATCGGGGTATATACCGATTGTTCGGCTCCATTCTACGTGACGGAGATCGAGCCTTGGGAGCGGGAGGAACGCTGCCGCTTCATGGGCGGGGAGATCGTCATGGACGGCCGCTATCATTATGTGCGCGGAAGCCTGCGCGTCCCGTACGGCAATGGCCGCGGACATATCCGCTGGGAAGTATGGGTGGAGATCCGCCCGGATGACGCCGCCGGCTCATCCAAGCCCGAGCGCGGAACGTACCCGCTCGGCAATGCGCCCGTGGAAGGGCGGCTGTCTTCCGCGATCCCGGGATATCCGGATACGTTGACGCTGGCTGTCAACGTGCATTACCAGAGCAGAGGGGCATTGCCCGATGTCCGCATTCAAGACATGGAGCATCTCCTGGGCAGAGAACAGCGGGAAGGGATCTCCTTCCAGAGGTGGCTGGAGCTTCGCCCGCTGCATGCCGAATATCATCGCTACACCGACGCGCAGTAA
- a CDS encoding lytic polysaccharide monooxygenase, translated as MARRIGSTMLSKVSPLFTAFGLIVLGLAASAIFADSASAHGYIESPASRAYQCKLGLNTGCGQVQYEPQSVEAKGNFPKGGPADGHIAGGGIFAPLDEQSADRWNKVKMQGGMNTFQWHLTAPHATSEWKYYITKKDWDPNKPLTRADLDPVPFCTIQDGGKKPPATVTHECSVPTDRSGYHLILGVWEIADTGNAFYQVIDVDLVNDDSAIDLPSAPGQLAASAQTETSITLSWTSSSSANGIKAYEVFRNGASLGQTTGTSYLDAGLTPDTSYTYTVRAIDRAGNLSPLSAPLVAATLPQDSSGGDGGEGEGGTEPPQTGDTTWKSDAIYTRGDRVLYEGLEYEAQYWTQNNRPDVSEAWKLVSNVILDWSKDRAYVGGDKVNYNGAVYQARWWTRGEEPGSADVWQAVK; from the coding sequence ATGGCAAGACGAATCGGCAGCACTATGCTGTCCAAAGTATCCCCCCTGTTCACCGCATTCGGGCTTATCGTGCTCGGACTGGCCGCGAGCGCCATCTTCGCGGACAGCGCATCGGCCCACGGCTACATTGAATCTCCCGCCAGTCGGGCGTACCAATGCAAGCTGGGCTTGAACACCGGCTGCGGACAGGTTCAGTATGAACCGCAAAGCGTGGAAGCCAAAGGCAACTTCCCGAAAGGCGGCCCGGCTGACGGACATATTGCCGGCGGCGGCATCTTCGCCCCGCTGGATGAGCAGTCAGCCGATCGGTGGAACAAGGTGAAAATGCAAGGCGGAATGAATACGTTCCAATGGCATTTGACAGCGCCGCATGCCACGTCGGAATGGAAATACTATATTACGAAAAAAGACTGGGATCCGAACAAACCGCTCACTCGCGCCGATCTGGATCCGGTGCCGTTCTGCACGATTCAGGACGGCGGCAAAAAGCCGCCGGCAACCGTCACGCATGAATGCAGCGTGCCGACCGATCGCAGCGGCTATCATCTGATTCTCGGCGTCTGGGAGATCGCGGACACCGGCAATGCGTTCTACCAAGTGATTGACGTTGATCTCGTCAACGACGATTCGGCCATCGATCTGCCGTCGGCTCCGGGCCAGCTCGCGGCTTCCGCGCAGACCGAGACATCCATCACGCTGTCCTGGACCTCTTCTTCCTCGGCGAACGGAATCAAGGCCTATGAAGTATTCCGCAACGGCGCTTCGCTGGGACAGACGACCGGAACATCGTATCTTGACGCCGGGCTGACTCCGGATACATCTTACACGTATACCGTGCGGGCCATCGATCGGGCCGGCAATCTGTCCCCGTTGTCCGCGCCGCTGGTTGCGGCGACGCTCCCGCAGGATAGCAGCGGCGGAGACGGCGGCGAGGGAGAAGGCGGCACTGAGCCTCCACAGACCGGCGATACGACCTGGAAATCCGACGCCATCTATACCCGCGGCGACCGCGTACTCTACGAAGGCTTGGAATACGAAGCCCAGTATTGGACGCAAAACAATCGTCCTGACGTCTCAGAAGCGTGGAAGCTGGTGAGCAACGTCATCCTCGATTGGAGCAAGGATCGGGCCTACGTAGGCGGAGACAAGGTGAACTATAACGGGGCCGTCTACCAGGCACGCTGGTGGACCCGCGGAGAGGAGCCTGGCAGCGCCGATGTGTGGCAAGCGGTGAAGTAG
- a CDS encoding PLP-dependent aminotransferase family protein has protein sequence MQYSFSTRVSSVESSAVRDILKLTQGKSIISFAGGLPAEEYFPMEAIRYAADRVLQQSPQALQYGLTEGTTVLRERLGARLQSQRNIPAAVDEILITNGSQQALDLFARAMLNPGDTVLVENPTYLACLQVLSMNQANIVPVDSDDQGMIPEDAAEKLKRHKPKFVYVVPTFGNPTGRVWSVERRQALLNLCREHGTVILEDDPYGELRFTSDRVPNIAALEGETDHRLVAYTSTFSKTVAPGLRTGWIVADRQIIRMMARAKQSADLHTSVLDQLILSEMLLPEVFKLDDHIHKLSSIYKERMETMEAELSRNIWSSSVWKKPQGGMFFWVELPEGLDSQTLLACAVDKGVAFVPGTSFYAGDPKRNTMRLNYSFAEPDVIRTGMERLTEAASEFLGRYAGE, from the coding sequence ATGCAATACTCATTCTCTACCCGCGTGTCATCCGTCGAAAGCTCGGCCGTACGCGATATTTTGAAATTAACGCAAGGAAAATCGATCATTTCTTTTGCGGGAGGCCTGCCGGCCGAAGAATACTTCCCGATGGAAGCGATTCGCTACGCGGCGGATCGCGTCCTTCAGCAAAGCCCGCAAGCCCTTCAATACGGCCTGACGGAAGGGACGACCGTGCTGCGGGAGCGTCTAGGGGCGCGTCTCCAATCGCAGAGGAACATTCCGGCTGCCGTCGACGAGATTCTGATTACGAACGGATCGCAGCAGGCGTTGGATCTGTTCGCGCGGGCGATGCTGAATCCGGGGGATACGGTACTTGTGGAAAATCCGACCTACTTGGCTTGCCTGCAGGTGCTGAGCATGAATCAAGCGAACATCGTCCCGGTGGACAGCGACGACCAGGGCATGATTCCCGAGGATGCGGCGGAGAAGCTGAAGCGCCATAAGCCGAAATTCGTCTACGTCGTGCCGACGTTCGGCAATCCGACCGGCCGGGTATGGAGCGTCGAGCGAAGGCAAGCGCTGCTGAATCTGTGCCGGGAGCATGGAACAGTCATCCTGGAGGACGACCCGTATGGGGAATTGCGGTTCACTTCGGATCGCGTGCCGAATATCGCCGCGCTGGAGGGCGAGACGGATCATCGTCTTGTCGCTTATACGAGCACGTTCAGCAAGACGGTCGCGCCTGGATTAAGAACAGGGTGGATTGTCGCCGATCGCCAGATTATTCGCATGATGGCGCGCGCGAAGCAATCGGCGGATCTGCATACCAGCGTGCTGGATCAGCTCATTTTGAGCGAGATGCTGCTTCCGGAAGTGTTCAAGCTGGATGATCATATCCATAAATTGTCTTCCATTTACAAGGAAAGAATGGAGACGATGGAAGCCGAGCTGTCCCGGAACATCTGGAGCAGCTCCGTCTGGAAGAAGCCGCAAGGCGGCATGTTCTTCTGGGTGGAGCTGCCCGAAGGACTCGATTCCCAGACGCTGCTGGCTTGCGCCGTCGACAAGGGCGTCGCCTTCGTGCCGGGAACCTCATTCTATGCCGGAGACCCGAAGCGCAACACGATGCGGCTGAATTACTCGTTCGCGGAGCCGGACGTGATCCGCACGGGCATGGAGCGGCTGACCGAAGCCGCCTCCGAATTCCTCGGGCGCTATGCCGGCGAGTAG
- a CDS encoding DUF2161 domain-containing phosphodiesterase: MDAFDHREAKPAKSAARKESELYAPLKAFFEARGYIVRGEVRHCDLVAMRPEGPEGQEEPPIIVEMKPSFNLTLVLQALERQKLSPQVYVAVEKKKGGKGHSVSSLRLLCGKLGIGFLLVTFYKRKAPFVEIICSPAGSEASYMATRPVKTRAARLVREFSARSGDYNVGGTTKQPLVTAYREKALRAAHCLADGPLRAAAVRDGSGVGDAAAILQRNYYGWFERVSRGVYALTGEGREALERYAHIVREWRKPGAGTAEVTGLPMAGDT, encoded by the coding sequence ATGGACGCTTTTGACCATCGTGAAGCAAAGCCCGCCAAATCGGCGGCACGCAAGGAATCGGAGCTGTACGCTCCGTTGAAAGCTTTCTTTGAAGCAAGGGGATATATCGTTCGCGGCGAGGTTCGCCATTGCGATCTGGTCGCGATGCGGCCGGAGGGGCCCGAGGGACAGGAGGAACCGCCGATCATTGTGGAAATGAAGCCTTCCTTCAATCTGACGCTTGTCCTGCAGGCGCTCGAACGGCAGAAGCTGTCGCCTCAGGTGTATGTCGCGGTCGAGAAGAAAAAGGGAGGCAAAGGACACTCCGTCTCGTCCCTGCGCCTGCTGTGCGGCAAGCTCGGCATCGGCTTCCTGCTCGTGACATTCTACAAGCGCAAGGCGCCGTTCGTCGAGATTATCTGCTCGCCCGCGGGTTCGGAGGCCAGCTACATGGCGACGCGGCCCGTGAAGACCAGAGCGGCCCGGCTCGTCCGTGAATTCAGCGCCCGCAGCGGGGATTACAACGTGGGAGGCACAACGAAGCAGCCGCTCGTGACGGCCTATCGGGAAAAAGCGCTTCGCGCGGCGCACTGCCTGGCAGACGGCCCGCTCCGGGCAGCCGCCGTGCGGGATGGCAGCGGCGTCGGCGATGCGGCCGCCATCCTGCAGCGCAATTATTACGGCTGGTTCGAGCGGGTCAGCCGGGGCGTCTACGCGCTGACGGGGGAAGGGCGTGAAGCGCTGGAGCGCTACGCCCATATCGTGCGCGAATGGCGCAAGCCGGGGGCCGGGACAGCGGAGGTCACCGGCCTTCCGATGGCGGGCGATACATAA